In Sander lucioperca isolate FBNREF2018 chromosome 12, SLUC_FBN_1.2, whole genome shotgun sequence, one DNA window encodes the following:
- the LOC116065256 gene encoding uncharacterized protein LOC116065256 codes for MSAKFLKIVNGSKEHCCVPLCSASGRYNSTLSFHCFPKNASLQAKWSHKVRRTGFTVTQHTKVCSRHFKPHEIVISKKGRRALVAGAVPSLFEWNNYSTKERPGVWERRARPPSPEPDVIEPAAAEPVAIPMVMDHDYEASPTVCVDRQHYEQLKQEIDALREQLKTCHLSKFGLQRFASSPEDIRFYTRFPSYTHLMAFWSLIESATSKMIRVTSRARKACDISTVTESPMTRPTKLLPIDELFLFLTYLSTGCTQGELSHRFNIHRTTVGRIIVTWANFLYSLLGSICFWMSPAAVKTCLPPEFDGRYSNTQVIVDCTELRCQTPSSLLLQSEVFSTYKSHCTFKAMVGMSPHGALTFVSTLFEGSMSDKEVFRQSGITSLLTPKMAIMVDKGFLVDDLVPGTVYRPAFVTQRAQMPEEDVLQTQSIARLRVHVERMIRRVKENKLFDTTIPLSITGSINQIFTVACLLSNFQNGPLVANEV; via the exons ATGAGTGCTAAATTTCTTAAAATTGTAAACGGCTCAAAGGAACACTGCTGCGTACCACTTTGTTCGGCCTCAGGCCGTTATAACAGTACGCTTAGTTTCCACTGTTTCCCCAAAAACGCAAGTCTTCAGGCTAAGTGGAGTCATAAAGTGCGAAGGACGGGGTTTACCGTAACCCAGCACACCAAGGTTTGCAGTCGGCACTTTAAGCCCCACGAGATTGTGATATCCAAGAAAGGAAGGCGTGCTTTGGTAGCAGGTGCTGTCCCTTCGTTGTTCGAGTGGAACAATTATTCAACCAAGGAACGACCCGGTGTTTGGGAGCGACGGGCAAGACCACCAAGTCCGGAGCCTGATGTCATTGAACCAGCGGCAGCGGAGCCTGTCGCCATCCCTATGGTCATGGACCATGACTATGAAGCATCTCCTACTGTGTGCGTGGATAGGCAACATTACGAGCAACTAAAACAAGAAATCGATGCACTTCGAGAGCAACTGAAAACATGCCATCTGTCCAAATTTGGACTGCAGCGGTTTGCCTCTTCTCCAGAAGACATACGATTTTACACCAG GTTCCCATCCTACACGCACCTGATGGCGTTTTGGAGCCTGATTGAGTCTGCAACATCAAAAATGATCAGAGTGACCAGCAGAGCCAGGAAAGCATGCGACATTAGCACAGTCACTGAGAGCCCTATGACCAGACCAACT AAACTGCTGCCAATAGATGAGCTGTTCCTTTTCTTGACTTACCTGTCAACTGGCTGTACCCAAGGGGAACTGTCTCATCGCTTCAACATCCACAGAACAACAGTAGGCCGTATCATAGTCACTTGGGCCAACTTTCTGTACTCCCTGTTGGGCTCGATCTGTTTTTGGATGTCCCCTGCAGCTGTGAAGACCTGTCTACCTCCTGAGTTTGATGGCAGATACAGCAACACCCAAGTAATCGTTGACTGCACCGAACTTAGATGTCAGACACCCTCTTCCCTTCTGCTGCAGAGTGAGGTTTTCTCAACCTACAAGTCACACTGCACCTTCAAGGCCATGGTAGGAATGTCCCCTCATGGAGCCCTTACATTTGTATCTACCCTCTTTGAGGGCTCCATGAGCGACAAGGAAGTGTTTCGCCAGTCAGGAATTACATCCCTTTTAACCCCCAAGATGGCCATTATGGTTGACAAAGGATTCCTGGTGGATGACCTGGTACCTGGGACTGTTTATCGTCCAGCTTTTGTTACTCAGAGGGCCCAGATGCCAGAGGAGGATGTCCTACAGACCCAATCCATAGCTCGGCTGAGGGTACATGTAGAAAGGATGATTAGAAGAGTCAAAGAGAACAAACTGTTCGACACCACCATCCCCCTGTCCATAACCGGGAGCATTAATCAGATATTTACAGTAGCCTGTCTTCTCTCAAATTTCCAAAATGGACCCCTAGTGGCAAATGaagtttga